taaatttaaaattttgaattttaattttagttaatcTAGTATAATAAAAAGGCTGAATAAAGGATCATTTTTAAAGGATATATAGTCGTATTGTTTGTTAGTTGGATAAGTTAATGTTCTGATTATGTAATAATTGTCTAAAAATTTATGTAATGcacatcaaaatttttgtgttatgcATCAAGATTTTTGTATTGTACACCAAAATTGATGTATTATGTGTATTTCATTAGTATAGTATGCAAATTTTTGCATATAATACATACATATTTGCATATAGCACACAATTTTTTGCATTAGCACACAAATTTTTGTTACTATTTTATTAGTTAGATGAGTTAATATTCTAGGTATATAGTCCtccaaagaaaaagatgaagacgACCAGGACCATAATGATGATAATAAAGGAGGTTGTGGaggaaaaaattgaaagaaaattaaacaacaataacatcaacaaaaacaagaagaagagaCAGTGACGAGATGACGATAAtgacattgaaaaaaaaaagtacgcAAAAAgaagataatgataataataacaataacgaaggaggaggaagaggagcgGTGGAAGCAAAGATGATCAACATaataaagaaggagaaagaggagaagaaagaagaacgtGGGAGGACTTAGTTAAAAACTTAGTTTAAAAATACTTGAATGTCTAGTATTTCTGATTTAACAAAATACTAAAATGAGACCTGCGCGATACGCATGGTggtaaattaatgatagtatataataaatattaaaaattgctatgttttgtagaattaaattaaatatgcgTAAACTAATGTTAAATTTGAAAGGTGTTTTAGTTAGaataatttgtagtacaaaaaATTTGGATGTTAGAGTtatataaagtgacatttttatttggtAGTTTGATTTTTACATTTATTTTAGTTGATGAACTTAGTCTTCTTATATGGCGCTcgtcctcctttttctttattggttGTTGTTAGAGTTATTGTTTTCTTCTTTCTGTCGTAGGTGCTTGTGAAtgcatgttctttatgaattattGAGTTGTATGCACTTTTTATTGTATTATTTGTTTCATCTTTACATGTATATTCTTCTTTCGAAaatgtgtcttgaatttgtatgatttttttctttaatctttTGATATATATGCATGCAGTTTTCCAATGACATctacaataaaaagaacaaagatgtgtagatttttttttgaataattgaAATAGTATAAAGTGAAATTACCtgttaatatttttctttgaccTACTCTATCACAATGTCTCAAGTGATACAAATTCAAAATAATGTTAGGAAATGTTTAAAAttggatctttaatttctttcacaACAGTTGTGAGTAAAAAGTTTGCTTTCATTGTACCTTTAATTAGGCTATACAAATCATTTGCATCTTCTATTTTCAAACTTTTGACTTTTCCTTCTTGTAACAAATGTTTAAATTTGTTCATCATATTTCTTTTCCTAATTACATGAAGAGGTGTTCCCCGCAGTGTTAGTAAAtcataattaataattagttaaaaaaatgattacatttattttttttaagaaaagaaacaatgaATAGCATATTGAAAGAAGTATAATTTTAAcatattaaaatacaattatatataaagtattataaaataatataaaaagtataaaaagaaaaaataattaaagtattttttgtaaattcaatttaaaaatatgataaatatgtttgttttgtaccttttcatctaatataatcatttctaagTAAAGAGGCTCATCTTCATTCGCGAACTTTGATAAACCTATTGTCTGTTTGTTTGGTGATATTGTCCAAAGAATGATGTTCCATTGAGCATCATTAATATAAGGATAGGATTCAATATCTTTGTAGGTTACAAATTTGGTTAAGTACTATTAATTTCTAATCATTGTCATTGGTAATTTTTCACTctaatttgtatatatttctaTTACTTGTagatttttttgtatatatatatattgctgatttggaaataatagttgatttgaCAAAAATTGAGTGGCCGATTCTAAAGTTTTGTGAAATAAGCAATATTGCTGCTGACATGACATTAATAGGAAGAGAAAAATATCTTAAAAGTAATGTGGATAAACTTatcttttttagttttatttattaagAATATATAGATTNNNNNNNNNNNNNNNNNNNNNNNNNNNNNNNNNNNNNNNNNNNNNNNNNNNNNNNNNNNNNNNNNNNNTTGAAATATTTTAGAAGAGAAGATTTCAGGCTTACCATCTTTTTTCCTGAAAATTATCGGTAAgaatcattttaaaaattttatttagtattagaacataattataaaatttaaaataataagtaTAAAAATTTGGTGGAAGTGAGACAAATAACAAGATTATGATATTCTTAAATGAAAAGAATAAAAGATAGATTCTCCTGGTATATCTATCTAAAGTAAAATTACTTAAAACACCTCTATATTTAGGTCTACTTACATCATTATCATTAGTATAATATAGACTTAAAAGAAACTTCCAATTAATAGTTAATGGATTTAACTGATTTGTATTCTGAGAATATATATTAAAGttactaataataaaaattttaaatctttttaataaaatttctaaCGCCTAAAATTTAGTATTCAGTATTCACAGACAATACACTACAATTTAAAGATATAGTAaagaattaaacaattaaaatgtAAATCGCATCAAAAGTAAGAACTATAAAATATGTAATATGCACACAATggacttgtatatatatatatatatatgagtcgAAGAATATAACATCTAAACAGACTATGAACACAGCAAAGTGTGTGATGCTACAAGATAAGTTACTGCTTTTTCTTGAGGACGAAGTTCTCCTCAGGTTGCTTTTCCCAAAAATAATTTGCAGCCTCTATCCATCGCGGATGAACCAAAAACCTCTTCTCTTTCACTGCCCACCGGGCCTTCTCAGTTCCGGCATCAGTAGCAACCACGTGTGTCACGGAGGGGTCAAGTTCCGTTAAACAAATGGCTCCCAACTGCTCAGCCATCTTCCGGAGTGATGGTAATGCTCCATGGAAGATACGGCTGAAAACAATCACGCATCCGCTCAAGACTTCCCTTCGAAGGGATTTCAAAACCTGGGGAAAATGAATTGATTgtaaaaactaaactaattgaCTAAAGTTTTACATTAGAATTACAAATTTGCAATGAAAAAGGATATATGACCATCATAACTACCTGCCTTACATCTCGTTCAGCAATATCTTCAAGTTCCTGCAAAAGATTCACCACCACACAATTTTAGCTTTATATTAGAGATatcaaactattttttttttttttcagattgaCAAAGTGAAAAATGACATACATAAAAGAATTTGTAATGAATTTGTTTAAGAACTTGAAGGATTTTAGCAAGTGCTCCTTCAGCTTCATCTTCGTCACTCTTCAATTCAGCTAAAGATTTGCAATTGAAACCAAACTGCCGGCAACTTGAACCAAAAAAGTGGTATCTTTCCATCAGAATCAGATTATCTTTATGCTTCACCCATGCCTACATCATTAGCACCGACATTAAAATGGAAAGATCTTAGCACACATATGTCAAAGAAGCACTTGAATTAAGTAATTCAGCATTACTTGACAAGTGTCGATGCACTTACGTGTTCTGTATCATCAAGAATCACAACAGCACTTTCTTGCCCCAACACAATATCAAGACCCttctgatgcttttgagtgcCATCATCTCGAGAAATCACCTTTGCATTGAAGTATTCTCCTTGAGGATCAAGCAGCTTAGCCATCTCTAATGCATAGGGTCGATCACCCATGGTGTATATGTACATCTCAAACATTTCACTTGCTTCTCTTAGAAATGTGCGGACAAAAGGCCTCAACTTGgtcatcatatgcattttgtcCAATTTGAAAAGGCTACTCTTGGAAACACCTAGTTGAGTTATTACATATAAGTTCAGAAATGCAACATAAATGAAGAGCCATGAAAACCCACGAGGCCAAGCACATAGCGTCAAATAAAGTAATCAACTAATAGTTGTTAGAAAATACACACATCATAAAATGAAGACTGCATGTGAGTCTAGATGACCCAAATTTAACAAAATACAAGAAATCAAGTTAGCAACATGCCAAACTATTCAACAATTTAAGAAATGCCAGTTTTAGGACATGACTTTAGTTTTATAGTGACACGCTATTCCAAAGATGATTATATATGCACCATAGTCCTTGCAATTGCAAAATAACAAGACATCTTTGTGTTTATCAACATAGTGACACACTAAACATGAAGAAATCATTCATATGTCCAGAAATTACCAAACAAAATCCAAAAAGTATATCATGCCAGCATAACAATATTTGACAAACAGATATTCTGATCAGAACACAGCAGAACTATAGCATGCATCTAGCATTCACATTGAACATCAGGGTCTTTGATATAAAAAATACATATCAACAGCAAAGCACATCGAATGACAGATACCTCCAACAGAATCTGCCTGGGGAATTAAATGCAACTCTTCAGAGTTTAAATGAGCAAGATGAGTGGAATTTAACAGAGTGTGATCTAAATCGAGGATCAAATAGAGCTTTCTACGACTACGCAGATTATTCGCATCTGTACTGCGCAGTCTAGATATCTCCTGATCATGAAGTCTCAGTCCctgcaaatacagaaaatttCCATCACTAAGTTTTTGTGAACCAACTCAACCACATGGCTGATAAAAACCATGAAAAGGAATATAGGATTTCAGATATCCTAAGACTACGAAATGTATGTGCAGTTCAAAATCCACTAACTTAATAAATGTAAATACCTATAAATCATAAAGAAGGAATTAACATGGAGCCTCAACAATCTAACTTGGACCTGATTCATTGTTTGTAAACTTATTGAATACACTAGcatattatgttttatttatattaggGACAATTATTTCAAATACACTAGCCAAATTTGTAAATCTACAAACTATTGTGCATCATTCCTTCTGAGATGTGCATACCTTGTGTATGTAGCCAAATGTCACACCAGATTCACCATCCAACTTTTTCCCACAACGTATACACATGTCTCCAAATGAACCAGGATGTGTACACACATCTTCTACAGATTCTTCtgcaataacaaaaaaaaaaaaaaagcaaaagctACAGCACTTCCAAGAAAAGATAGTGACTAAACATTTAAAATTACCTAAATTCTGTTTCACACTTCCTTCTGAAGTAGACTCCTCAGTTTCCTCGTCACTTTCAAACTTGCGCCTTTTTATTCTGCTTTAAAATTCATTGATTAAAGATATTTACTTGAACATCAGAGTATTTAGCCCTCTAATGAATCATGACCTGATATATGAATATGTCTTACGGAACATATACCTAATCCACAGCAATTAATTTGTGAAATTAACATATAAATTGTAACAGCTATAATAATGATTACCTGACACTTTCCAGCTCATCTTGATTTTCAACTTCTTTATCGGATGACGCATCTGGCAAACTTGCAGCTAATGCTTCATCAAGATAGGCAATGAAGTCATCACTACTGGATGAATGTATCGGAGAGTCTGGTGCACCACTCATCTGCATCCAATAAACCAAATTACAAAGTAAAACCCATAAACAAAGAGATTCCACGAAACAGAACCAAATGGCAAAATATAACAGGACATCACACAGCAGCTAGATTCATAGAAAGCCAAGTGTAAACACAGATAATCTTCAAAGGCAACAAAGACCTACCATAAGATATAACAGTTCAACCACTCACGTATCTCTGCCTATTAGGACAAGGAATTTCATGACATGTATTGCAAATCATTCACCCAAGTGAAGTGGGGTAAAAAAAACAACAGTCTCgaataaaagtttaaaataaaatgcaaaccaACCCACCAAGCAACCACATTTCTATAATGCCAATCTGAAGATAATTATgcccaaaaatacaaaataacagTGATACGATAGCATGAAGTACATGAAATATGAATGAATAACAATCCATAAACTATATCCAATGAGTAAtttaaggttctgaaaaccgaactggTCATCGAACTGCTCtagttactggttcactggttcataggttcaaccggttcgaccgtAGTTGAACcgaaaaaccgttttataataaaataatcattAGAACATTTCTTAATATCTCCACCTATCTTCGCCAAATGCTTTTTCATTCTATTAATTCCCCCACCCCCAAAAGTACTCAGACAAATTCCCCCATCCCCAAAAGTACTCAGACAAAATAAGCATTGGTAATGCGGTTTTtcatttatattttgtaaagcaacATATCTCCAAGCAAGATCAGTTTTTCCTTGAACATTAGAAGTATGTGATTGACTTTCGTTAGATCCGGgaggaagagaaggttcattcgAAGCCGAGTTATTCTCAGCATTATTATTCCTAGGTTCTTGGTTGATACTCTCATCCATACCTAAACATTACCAGCAATCCAAAATGATTTTTTCCAATTACAATTTACAATATCACAACCCactccaacccaataatctcaagTTCACAACAAACAACAAAATTCAGTTCTGTAAAAGAAAAATCAGCTCAGTAAACAATTATTAAACAAAGTTCACAGTTCAGTTCACAGAGCTTCACAGACTTCACTCTTCACAGTTCAGTATCACTAATTATCAGTATATCAGAATTCAGACTGGCTTCATAGATTCAAACAATTATTCAATCATACTCATTAGGGAGACAGAGACACGCAACAGTTATTCAATCAAACAATCATTGTAACAAGGGACAGAGACAAGAAGCAGAGTGACCAAGACGCCTTCAGTTCACAGTTCAAAAATTACCTGGAAGCTCGAAGACGCCTTCAACAGAGCATGCAAGAGGGAGACAGAGACACCGAGTGACCAAGACAAGGAGCAGTGGTGGAGCACCTTCGAACCGAGTGACCAACAGAGCTAGGGACGGCGGCGGCGTGGCTGCACGACGGAGGCTTCGACGTTCCCACGGTGGTGGCTGCGCGATGGAAGGGGAGGAAGCTTGCAAAGTCTAAGCATTATTTTCAGAACCAGTTTTCAGAACATTATTTTCAAAGTCTAAGCATCTAAATTAATTAAGTAAAGAAGGCAGGAgaaatttaataaaagaaaaaatccgAAAATTTACCTCATGGAAATCACTACTAGGGGAATGAGTAAAATTTATCAGCTCGCCATGGGAAGTGGGCTCGGAGTGATGCAAAAGGGTGAGGAGTTGGCTAGGTTCCACGCAATCAATTTCAAAGTCTGAGCATCTAAAAAATTTCGACATCATTACAGCAgcaacaatcaacaatcaacaaaaccacCTCGTATTCATAATCAGCAAAACCAATTCATAAACTAATTCAACACTCAGCAAAATCATTCATAATCAGCAAACCCATTCATaaaccaattcaacaataaaattaACAACGACGACTTTTTGACCATTTCAGCATTCCAAGTTGAACCTCTGCCATATTCTAATCAGATTCATAAATCAAACAACAATAAAATTAACAGAAATAACATCAATGAATCAACTATTGATGGGTGTGGCATCAGTAGCATCATTGTTTAGAGACACACCTGAACCGAATTAGGGATTTAATCGGCAACCATAATAGGTCTTTCTCCACCGATTCGAGGGGGAGAACCCTAGCTTCAGCCTCAGCGGCAGGAAGTACAGCTGCAGGAAGAGAGGCAAGACGCGAGCACTGGAGCACAGCAGGCGTTGGGTGCAGTGATGGCGGACGAGCAGAATAGGAGGCAGAGGGAGCAAGACCGCTGGCGATGAGCACGCTAGGGACGACGAGTCGGAGGAGAATTTTANNNNNNNNNTTTTAAATTCACAAttattaaagtctttataattttaaatatataataaatataaggtttaattactttgttggtctctatagtttcgcaaaattttcaattaggtccttatattttttttccttttaattgggtccctgcaccaaatgaagggaaagtctaggggccagcaactttgttaaattctggccagcatgtaaccagcaaaaaaaagtgagccattggatgaaatcttacaccaatctcataccattaaaaccatcttgatggctatttgatggctacaaagcACAAAAATTGTTGGCCCCTAGCATTCcttattttcaattaggtccctctttaTAATAATTGACTTAATTATATAGGGacttaactaaaaaaaaattgatacaggaattcaaataaaagaaaaaaaatgcaaggactcaattgaaaaaaaattggtacagggacccaattaaaaagaaaaaaagtataaggacctaattgaaaattttgcgaaactatagggaccaatagagtaattaaacctaaatataatcatcaacctaattttttgaaacaaaataataaaactaacattataaaaagtaaaacattatccaaaacatataattaaacatctttaAGTCTCTAATCAATTAAACATAGAATATAATCTAAATTATAACTTAAAATATCTTCAATTATCATCTTTAATTACAAAAAATGTTGTCCCGTCCCGCCGAAACCCGAAAAAGCCTGTCGATTTTTGTCAGGTTTTTTTCTTATTCGCTCCCTTGATATATTCAGACTTATCTCATGGTCAATTTACCAGTTTTTCGATCCAACCGACGGATCGGTCCGATTCTAACAACTACAATATTTATGTATTTCTTGTCAGGAAAGACACAGAAACACTAATAAGagacaacttattttttattttttctttcattattctcatcaatttttcataattatatttttatcgctatatttttcttctcaaattttttgtatgaaaaaaaagagcaaattaaaattttataatttgtttaagtttatcaccaaacaaaatacaaaaatgagTTAATAGTTAAATTCGTCCCTAAAAGATCACCTATTTTtcaaattagtcatcaaataatttttttagtcatattagtttTTGAAAGATAAAAACGTAAGTCAAATTGATCATTTCGTTAGTTAGATGATGACGTGTTACATTAAGTGCCACGTGACATGATGACATGTTAGGTTAATGCTACgcgtcacaagatgattggttgatgtGTCAAGTCAGTGACACCTAGCACATCatgtgtcacttgacatgtaaaaaagttatttatactCAATTATAGTTCTTAAAAATTCAAATGTAAGTCATTTTcattcctaaaattttaaaaaattaatcaaattaattcttatataatttttttttcataatattaaatttaaattttttttataatactaattttaatattatttttagatcTTAATAAACAANNNNNNNNNNNNNNNNNNNNNNNNNNNNNNNNNNNNNNNNNNNNNNNNNNNNNNNNNNNNNNNNNNNNNNNNNNNNNNNNNNNNNNNNNNNNNNNNNNNNNNNNNNNNNNNNNNNNNNNNNNNNNNNNNNNNNNNNNNNNNNNNNNNNNNNNNNNNNNNNNNNNNNNNNNNNNNNNNNNNNNNNNNNNNNNNNNNNNNNNNNNNNNNNNNNNNNNNNNNNNNNNNNNNNNNNNNNNNNNNNNNNNNNNNNNNNNNNNNNNNNNNNNNNNNNNNNNNNNNNNNNNNNNNNNNNNNNNNNNNNNNNNNNNNNNNNNNNNNNNNNNNNNNNNNNNNNNNNNNNNNNNNNNNNNNNNNNNNNNNNNNNNNNNNNNNNNNNNNNNNNNNNNNNNNNNNNNNNNNNNNNNNNNNNNNNNNNNNNNNNNNNNNNNNNNNNNNNNNNNNNNNNNNNNNNNNNNNNNNNNNNNNNNNNNNNNNNNNNNNNNNNNNNNNNNNNNNNNNNNNNNNNNNNNNNNNNNNNNNNNNNNNNNNNNNNNNNNNNNNNNNNNNNNNNNNNNNNNNNNNNNNNNNNNNNNNNNNNNNNNNNNNNNNNNNNNNNNNNNNNNNNNNNNNNNNNNNNNNNNNNNNNNNNNNNNNNNNNNNNNNNNNNNNNNNNNNNNNNNNNNNNNNNNNNNNNNNNNNNNNNNNNNNNNNNNNNNNNNNNNNNNNNNNNNNNNNNNNNNNNNNNNNNNNNNNNNNNNNNNNNNNNNNNNNNNNNNNNNNNNNNNNNNNNNNNNNNNNNNNNNNNNNNNNNNNNNNNNNNNNNNNNNNNNNNNNNNNNNNNNNNNNNNNNNNNNNNNNNNNNNNNNNNNNNNNNNNNNNNNNNNNNNNNNNNNNNNNNNNNNNNNNNNNNNNNNNNNNNNNNNNNNNNNNNNNNNNNtatttatattttaaaattttacataaaataataaaaattaaggaactcaataataataaaaattaaggaACTCAATAGTAATTAGACTACAAAATACATACTATTTGATACAATAAACCTAAACTTATTATGTATGAATTCTCACATTACTATTAAACAAGTAGCTGTCTCTTCTCTTACAACATGACAAATTATATTGAGGTCTAAAATTTCCCAGATCAGAGAACAATTACAACTGTTTTAATAGtgacatttttaaaatttagaattttaattaatgttatcaGCAGAAAAATCAGAAATTAATTGCAAATATTAAcagtcaaataataaaaaaaacaccaATTTTCTTTCTATAGTTCAATTTAGCCATTAATCAAGAATaaagtacaaaaaaaaaaaaaaacataagaaGGATGATTGTACAAGATATAATAATACATATATACTCGATAACTATGTACACATTGTTGGCATCCTTGTAAGAATCATAAAATTTGACTAGATGTTTATGGCCAGATAGAGCTTTTAATAGCTTCACCTCTCTACGAACATCTTCAATTGCTGTTGCCATGGTCGTCTGCGACAAGTCACATACATGTTGATTCAAATATTTATTCATAAGTCATAACATTTAATCTTTTATGATAGGATGAAGTGAAATAAAATAAACCATAGCTACATAAACATCTAAAATATTTAACCTGAATAAGTATAACACATGTATTTTGAGACATATTCTAGCGTTTGGTGGAAAGACAAAAACCGAAagattgagactgagagacagagattaagagacagaaattgaaataaattttaatattctatttggtgcaaagtaggagacagaaattgaaacaataatgaaactctaatttaatttgtacaaagaataaaattagaattaattaattgaaatgaggatattttaggtataaaatgttattaaagtttcagtttttatttctaaaaattttagtccactGTGTCTTTATTTTTTGGAGGTAgtgaaatattgaaattttaagaacaaagacaaaaattttagtattaatctctgaaccaacaaatatgatattgagtctcagtctctcaatctctgtctcaatacctcaaaacaaacgctacctaagataTTTCATGAAGTATGGGACAGAAGGACTTGCTCCAATTGTTATGTAATTTGCAAATACAATAACTGTGCAAGTTCAACACAAACAGAAATTTCGAATAATTTTGAAGAGTTCTAAATATTCTCTTTTTTGTAccctaaaatttaaagtttaaaagGAAAACATAGGTATTTTAGAATCTATAGAATGATCACATATAAAGAAAAAGATCAGATGAATAGTTAAAATAAATATCAATGTCTAAATTTTCAACTCAAAATTAAGATGGATCAACTTACGTTTAAGACCTCTTGTAAgacaaatttattattattacctAGCTACCAGTCTACAACTACAATTAGTCCTTTGATTATTCATGGTTAATTTTATAGTGTCTAttatttagtatttaatttttgtttatttattttttaattttaaatatttaaaaatgatttattttatattttaaattaaatattaNNNNNNNNNNNNNNNNNNNNNNNNNNNNNNNNNNNNNNNNNNNNNNNNNNNNNNNNNNNNNNNNNNNNNNNNNNNNNNNNNNNNNNNNNNNNNNNNNNNNNNNNNNNNNNNNNNNNNNNNNNNNNNNNNNNNNNNNNNNNNNNNNNNNNNNNNNNNNNNNNNNNNNNNNNNNNNNNNNNNNNNNNNNNNNNNNNNNNNNNNNNNNNNNNNNNNNNNNNNNNNNNNNNNNNNNNNNNNNNNNNNNNNNNNNNNNNNNNNNNNNNNNNNNNNNNNNNNNNNNNNNNNNNNNNNNNNNNNNNNNNNNNNNNNNNNNNNNNNNNNNNNNNNNNNNNNNNNNNNNNNNNNNNNNNNNNNNNNNNNNNNNNNNNNNNNNNNNNNNNNNNNNNNNNNNNNNNNNNNNNNNNNNNNNNNNNNNNNNNNNNNNNNNNNNNNNNNNNNNNNNNNNNNNNNNNNNNNNNNNNNNNNNNNNNNNNNNNNNNNNNNNNNNNNNNNNNNNNNNNNNNNNNNNNNNNNNNNNNNNNNNNNNNNNNNNNNNNNNNNNNNNNNNNNNNNNNNNNNNNNNNNNNNNNNNNNNNNNNNNNNNNNNNNNNNNNNNNNNNNNNNNNNNNNNNNNNNNNNNNNNNNNNNNNNNNNNNNNNNNNNNNNNNNNNNNNNNNNNNNNNNNNNNNNNNNNNNNNNNNNNNNNNNNNNNNNNNNNNNNNNNNNNNNNNNNNNNNNNNNNNNNNNNNNNNNNNNNNNNNNNNNNNNNNNNNNNNNNNNNNNNNNNNNNNNNNNNNNNNNNNNNNNNNNNNNNNNNNNNNNNNNNNNNNNNNNNNNNNNNNNNNNNNNNNNNNNNTATGCTAaacttttttcaaaaaagaaTTATATTATATTAAGAAAAAAAGACAGATAGGTTctgacttttaaaatttttgacaaatatattcctgacaaaat
The DNA window shown above is from Arachis ipaensis cultivar K30076 chromosome B08, Araip1.1, whole genome shotgun sequence and carries:
- the LOC107614036 gene encoding RNA polymerase II C-terminal domain phosphatase-like 4 isoform X2, encoding MSGAPDSPIHSSSSDDFIAYLDEALAASLPDASSDKEVENQDELESVRIKRRKFESDEETEESTSEGSVKQNLEESVEDVCTHPGSFGDMCIRCGKKLDGESGVTFGYIHKGLRLHDQEISRLRSTDANNLRSRRKLYLILDLDHTLLNSTHLAHLNSEELHLIPQADSVGGVSKSSLFKLDKMHMMTKLRPFVRTFLREASEMFEMYIYTMGDRPYALEMAKLLDPQGEYFNAKVISRDDGTQKHQKGLDIVLGQESAVVILDDTEHAWVKHKDNLILMERYHFFGSSCRQFGFNCKSLAELKSDEDEAEGALAKILQVLKQIHYKFFYELEDIAERDVRQVLKSLRREVLSGCVIVFSRIFHGALPSLRKMAEQLGAICLTELDPSVTHVVATDAGTEKARWAVKEKRFLVHPRWIEAANYFWEKQPEENFVLKKKQ
- the LOC107614036 gene encoding RNA polymerase II C-terminal domain phosphatase-like 4 isoform X1: MSGAPDSPIHSSSSDDFIAYLDEALAASLPDASSDKEVENQDELESVSRIKRRKFESDEETEESTSEGSVKQNLEESVEDVCTHPGSFGDMCIRCGKKLDGESGVTFGYIHKGLRLHDQEISRLRSTDANNLRSRRKLYLILDLDHTLLNSTHLAHLNSEELHLIPQADSVGGVSKSSLFKLDKMHMMTKLRPFVRTFLREASEMFEMYIYTMGDRPYALEMAKLLDPQGEYFNAKVISRDDGTQKHQKGLDIVLGQESAVVILDDTEHAWVKHKDNLILMERYHFFGSSCRQFGFNCKSLAELKSDEDEAEGALAKILQVLKQIHYKFFYELEDIAERDVRQVLKSLRREVLSGCVIVFSRIFHGALPSLRKMAEQLGAICLTELDPSVTHVVATDAGTEKARWAVKEKRFLVHPRWIEAANYFWEKQPEENFVLKKKQ